agttgtagaaacatctcaaggataatcaatggaaacaggatacacctgagctcaatttcgagtctcacagcaaaggctctgaatacttatgtaaataaggttatctttttttatctgttttaaatttgcaaacatttctaaatacctgtttttgctttgtcattatggggtattgtgtgtacattgctgagatgttttatttatttaatacattttagaataaggctgtaacataacaaaatgtggaaaagtcaaggggtctgaatactttctgaagactctGTATGAGCAGGCCATAGAGAGGTGCCTTGCCTTCTGTTGGTGTGAGTgcccgtctgtctgtgtgcccTCTCACTGGGTATCTGCGGTGGCAGGATGGGACAGCTGATTTAAACCCGTACAGATGCCTATAAAGGGAAACTATTGCAAAAGTTATATGTGGATTTTCCTGAATTTGTTTATCAAATGTGAGAAGACATTTCATGGAGGAGGATCATATGAACTGGTTAGAACAGAATTGGTGGACTGCAAGATCCACTACAATTTGGTCAAAAAGAACAATCCTGGACAAAAGACAGGTTGTTATTATAGTTTTATTGTCATACAAGTCATACATAGTTTATATTGCATTAAAGAAGCTCTTAAAACTATCAGAATAATAACAACAGTGCTATTACAAAGTATACCAACACACTAGTCCCTTTATAAAAGATACATCCATCCAAAACATAACATATTAATAAAAGAGAAATATCCTCAAATAATTGCTGGTGAAAATACAGTAGCCTATTGTAGTTACTGTCACGTCTAGCATAACACATGAACTCCACTGGAGTAAGCAATAATTTCACCATAAATTCAAATTTCACAATAAAATATCATAACTCAATAATTATCTAAATTCttcaatacaaacaaaaaaaagctAATGTGATAAAACAAGTAAGAGAAATAACAATCTTCACAAAAAAGTGACTACCCTCACTTCACATATGCCAGAAATCAAATGTGCCACCATATCTGGCCATCAATGTGATGTGACAATACGAGCTCAGTAAACCCACAACAGTGGAGGAGGTTGGAAATgcatatttcctacatagtgaGGGACATACAGTCCAGTGTTTCCCTCAGGTTTTACAGTGACTCCAGTAACTCTCTCTACCAGGGCCTCCAGACTGGACCTTTAACTCCTTTGTCCTGGAGCGTGGCGGTGGGACGGAAGATGGAGGAGACTGGGGAAGTGGAGCAGACCATCGGGCTGCTGCAGGATCTCTGGGCCTGGGAGGAGAGCTGCTGTTGGAGCCCCTGAAGAGGTCCagcggaggtggtggtggtgtctctcttgGGGCTTCCAGACAGGAGCTGCAGAGACTCCCTCCAGCACTGTGAGTAACCCTCGCTGTAGTCCCTCTGAGATGGAGCCGgctgtggctgctgctgctgcctcaggaATCTCACGGTCATCTCCAGGATGTCGGCTTTCTCCAGCTTGGTATTGGGGTCCTCTTTGTGGAACTCCTTCTCCAGGATGAGCTTGAGCTGCTCTATGCAGCCGTTAATGCGATCTCGCCGCATCTTCTCCACGATGGGTTTCCTTATCTGAGGAGGCAGAGAAGAACATTTGATTAGTCGACAGTTCTAATATATGACACCAAGAAATACAGTCTAATACTGCAAAAAGCCACAATATACATGAATATACAAATTTTAttctgtatacacacacatacattgatTGAACCTAATACATACCTTAATGTCTTTTTCTGCGAACTTCAGATGGTGGAAAGAGGAGAAGTTAGTTAAGCAGGGAGCCATGTCTGCGTGAGAGAGTGACAGATCTGTCGGCTACTTTTCCTGGGCTGCAGAGTGTGGTCTGGGCCCTCTGAGGGATCTCTCCCCCTTTATATAGCAAGGGATTAGCATGACAAAGCCATGTGGCCCAGGCCCAGCTGGGGTTCCCACACTACTGAGACCACAGGGCTGCCCATCGCAACAATAGGAGAAACATCAATAACTTGATGGGTAATGGGGTAGTAGAGGCAATACAGGGATGTTTCCCAAGATAAGCAGCAACTATTGAttaataatacattaatacatTATACATGCAATTAACATTCCAACATAATGACAGGTAAAAACAAGTGAAACGGAGACACACTTCTGAAGGGAAGAGTCCTCTTCAAAGAGACTAATTTAGACCATAAAGAAAATATCTAAATTTAGACCATAAAGAAAATATCTAATTTAGACCATAAAGAAAATATCTAAATTTAGACCATAAAGAAAATATCTAAATTTAGACCATAAAGAAAATATCTAAATTTAGACCATAAAGAAAATATCTAAATTTAGACCATAAAGAAAATATCTAAGTAGTTTCAGTTCATTAAATGTTCTAGTTGACGTCCTGAGAACCCTTTCATCTAACACAATCAAGCCAGTATAGAATTCACAAATAAAATTAATCTTTAGAGTTTTCTTTCTCCAAGCAATATTCATCATAATTAACCAAAAATGAGTTTAATTGTTGCATAGTTTCGACAAAAGACATAAAATTCGGATACAATTCATTTTATTTAAGCAGCCAATAGTGCAATAGAGTGTTTACAACACTTTTTAAAGTTAGTGGCATAATAACCAGTAGGCTAGTATTGTTATGAAGTGATACTAATGCTAAATTATGCTAATGTCTGATACAGAAGACAATCACATAGACACAGGCTGTCGCTGTGTTGAAATGTGGGGATCACACACACTTATGTATACTTCAGACTTTTCTCACTCATCCAGCGGTATGCGGAGGGAGGAGGTTgtgtgcccacacacacaccacactgtcctcacactaacccctcacacacactccgTCCAGACAAGCAGTCTCCCCACTGACAGACAGTTGAGTCATTGAACCATTGTGTTATCTGTTGTCTGTATATCTGTTCTCATTGGCTGTTGAGTGTGGGAAAGCTCAAGACAACTCATGCCCACGCGTGGATTTATTGCACCCAGGAAAGGTTCATTCAAGAATGCATTATCTCACAGCAACAGTTTATTTTTCCAACTGGAAGTAGCCCTATGACTGAAGAGTTATTATATCTCCTGGAGGTAAATATTATGGCATTGAATACAAAGAAGAGACACTACAGTGTAACACTGTAACTAATAAGCTAAATGGTTACTTTCCCAAGAAAAATCCCAGAATTTCTATCTATGATCTTTGATGGACTATGTGCTGCTGGGCCAGGGTTGGGAGACTGGGGACAATGCCACAGTCACTGGCACTGTGCCATGGTTGTGGTTCAGGCAGCGCAAAGGTCACAGATGTGTGGCCTGGCCTGTGGGTGCTGTGAGGAGAACTCTCTCCCCCTAGTTTCCCACCAGTCACCAGCACTGGGGTAGATGAGCTACAAAAGCCAGGCCGCTCCCCCAATGCACCATTGGGAATGTTAATTGATCCTTTGTCACATGACAAACAGAAACCCTATGTCACAGGCCATCTGGAAAAAATCTAGTTAATGGGGCCTTGCACATCGACAAAGAGCTACATGATTGCCCTgtctttttcttccactttggccTGGATGAACATTGAACGTTTTCCATGAAGGCAGTTAGAGCTACTCATAAATGGGAATTTGTCAACTTCATCTATACAAAAATGATTTACCTGTTAGCTAGACATTCCCTTTCAGGCTAGCCGTGAGTTGCCCACATTGACAGTGTGGTGACGAGACAGTTTTGGCTAGCCTTTGTCCGTGGCTCTttaagtgtgtgtgaacagtgacCCACCCACAGACTCAATTCCTGCCATACACTCTGGACTGCCAGGCCTGTGGAGGAGTAAGGCAGGTTCCCATCAGCCCTGTGCCTTTGGGAGTGTGCTAGCTCCTGTTTCCCACACTCTCTGTCTATTCACTGGCCTCAATAAGGGGACAATAGAAGTGTGTCTTGTTACACATCACATTAGCCACGGTGTTTGATCTctggttggagggagagagggggccaTAGCCACCACCAGACCATCTGCAGGACTAAGCCTGAGAAACTTCAGCCATGCCActggggggcggggggggggtgaAATACATGTGACTCAGCTAGTCATTGCCTAGACTGACAACCATGATTAGTTTATTATTTGTATCTGGTGTGTAAGCAAAGAGGTTGGAACAAAAACTTGACAAAAATAGTTAAAATATTGAAGTTTAAGGTCATCAAAGTTTACTCTTCTTAAGAACTATATAGATGTTCAAGTTGGTGACTCACTTTTTGCCACTACTCTGCACTGTTGTTCCATTATTACAATGATCCTAAATGTACTGCTAAAGATCAGGACATACTATATATCATACGATATTAATCACACTCCTTAATCCATAGTGTGATTAATTGGTGTGACAGAACCAGTTAAAAAGAATAGGTTATGTTCTATATGAGTGAAGTATAGGCATATATCGTAGATAGGATATACATTTAGACAGGTGTCCTCAGTAATGTGGTGTTCTTGATGGGAGCCCTTCATAGTTATGGACATGCATTCCTCCGACAAAAAGTCATTATTTTAGGCACAGATTTTGTCCAACCGCAAATCAACAATAGGTTTCAAGGTTTGGGTTTGTCA
The DNA window shown above is from Salmo salar chromosome ssa13, Ssal_v3.1, whole genome shotgun sequence and carries:
- the LOC106566929 gene encoding transcription factor HES-5; the encoded protein is MAPCLTNFSSFHHLKFAEKDIKIRKPIVEKMRRDRINGCIEQLKLILEKEFHKEDPNTKLEKADILEMTVRFLRQQQQPQPAPSQRDYSEGYSQCWRESLQLLSGSPKRDTTTTSAGPLQGLQQQLSSQAQRSCSSPMVCSTSPVSSIFRPTATLQDKGVKGPVWRPW